ACTCCCCCGACTCCAGCAACGCGTTCGCGGCACGCCGGCCGAACTCATAGCCGCTGTCCACTTCGTCCCGAAAAAACAGATGCTCCTCCCGCGACGAACCACACTCCTCCAACGCCATCGTGAACCCGTCCATCTTTTGCGCCGCGGGATCCGCCTGACTGCCCATGCCCCCCGGCATGAAAAACGCCAATCGACGGCACCCCGCATCCTCCATCAGGTGCTTGACCTGAAGATACGCGCCCCGAACGCGATCCACCGCTACGTTCGGGACATGAACCACGTTGGCGGCGTCTATCGTTACCGCCGGCAGGCCCGTCGACAACAACCACTGTATTTGTTCTTCGACCTCATGGCTGGGCATTAAGATGACGCCTGCCACTTGGTAGCTCAGATAATCCGCCAGAAGCGACTGGATCTCGTCACGCCCCCGGCCATGATGGTTGCGGATGAGCACCTGGTATCCCGAGGCGATGACATGACGCTCTACCTCCGCGAGTTTCGCCATGGGAATCGGGTGCATGTCGAGCGAGTGAAACGCCAGACCGATCAGGTTGGATTCCTGCGACCTCAGCGATCGCGCGATCTGATTCGGTCGATACTCCACCTTCTTAGCCGCAGAAAAGACCCGGGCCCGGGTTACTTCCGAAGCCCAGGAAGTCTTCTCCCCCCGCAAGATCGCCGAAGCGGTACTCACTGCCACCCCCGCCTCACGAGCCACGGTCGAAAGGGTCACGCGCTTCCGGCCCGTCTTGCTACGAGGTTGATCAGGTACGATTGAGGCCATAAAAAGAGCCTGAACAAGGTTTGGTAAGAGAATGACCACCGTCATTAGACAACGTTATCTACCTTCCGTCAAGTATAATCTTCAGAAAAGATGATTCAAGCCCATAGTGACACCCTTCACGGATCAAGGAGGTGTTTGATGCCCCGTAAATAACGTTGTCTAATCAATTCACCGGCTTAGCGGCGGCCGAGCCCGGCATTGGACGCGGTCCATAAACTCGCCACCCACGCCCGATCGGCTTCGCCGGACGGGCGGCCGATGACCGGTCTGGTTCGGATCACTGCTGTTCTGGTGGTTAGCGTTCATACCCCTAGGTGCTACGGACATTCCCCGCTGGTTCGCCTATGGTTTGATTTGGCCAGGGAGGGCCAGCATGCGACGACGTCACGAACTCACGGATGAGCAGTGGGACCGCATTCAGAACCTGTTGCCGGGCAAGGCCGGCGATCCCGGCCGCACGACCGCCGACAACCGCCTGTTCGTCAACGCGGTGCTTTACGTCCTGAAAACCGGCATCCCCTGGGCGGATCTGCCCGAGCGGTTCGGCAGGCCCAACACCGTCTGGAAACGCTACGACCGCTGGTGCGCCCAAGGCGTGTGGGAACGCGTGGGCCGGGCGTTGGGCGAGACGGACCTGACGGGCGAGCAGGACGAGGTGCAGCTGGACGCCACCAGCGTCAAAGCGCATCCGACCGCGTCGACGGGACGCCGACGGCGAGGTGAAAAAAACACGACGCCGACGCCCGCCGCGGCCTCGGCCGATCGCGGGGCGGGCTGACGCCGTACGCCCAGGACATCACCGCCCAGCACCAGGAACAGCAGGAACGACCGGCCACCGCCGCAGACGACGCCCAGCGAGCCCTCGACGACCTCGCCGTGCTGATCGACGACCCCGCCCATGGCATCGGCCGGCAAGCCCTCGACAAGCTGGCGGACCGCCTGCTGTGGGCGGATCAAGACACCCCCGGCCAGGACGTCGCCGTGGTGCCCGCTGACCAGGTGGTGGTGGCGAGCCACCAACCCCGGGTTGTGAGCGTAGTAGTTGGTTGCTCAGCCAACAAACGAGAATTACATCCTCTACCATGCGTAATGGTTTCAGAGCGAGCGAACACTTCTGGCATGAATGTTGTAATGCCCTGGCAGGAAGGGTGTTGCGGTTAACAACACGCTCCCGTGCGTTCCAGGATCCGCTGAAGTAGTGGTCGATGTTTAGGTTGCCAACCTGAAGGTTGATCTCGCACACCTCTTCAGTTTTCGATGTTCGTACTTGGGGGGAGGGGTTGCAATGGGTTCTTAAGCAGCCTGCCGGATTCGCCCCACGCTGCGTGGCGTAGCGTGTTCCGGAGTACGTCACGAGCCTCCGCTACTTTACCGATCACAGCAGCCTCGGCACCCGCCTCATCGGTAGGGTACTGATGCGTAGGATCGGCATGTTCACAGGTCAGCCCGAGCCTGTGAATGGGCCGAAAATCGGCACGAGTAGCTTTCCACCCCACACGAAGCGTGGAGGGGGCGGTAGGACGTGTGCCTGGACCGACTCAAGTAGCCCGGGACGCAACCGCGTGCAAGTGGACTGGTCTATCGTGGCCGGACTGTGGACCACCGGTCTCGTTATTATATAATCGCTGGTCAGCGAAAAGAGCGGAAGCCCCGTGGACACCTCAAGCCCGGAGATTACGCGACCAGTCGCCACAGTGTGTGACTCAAAACAGCACTTGCACCGCCAGTGGTGGTTTAGCGGCAATTAGCCTTGATGCTGTTGTGCATCCCCGACCTTCCACTGCACGGGAGAAAATATGCGCTATAAGGATGATGAGTTAGTTGCGGGCTACACGGCAGAAGAGATAGAGAAACTGTTCTTCCTACGGGCAGGTCTGGACGACCTGTCGCCTGACGAGAAAAATCAACTGCTCGCAAAGCTCAATCACATTGGCTTAGCTCAGATACGCTTGGATACTGTCCATTTATTGCTTTGTGTCATGCACGAAGCTCGGGAGAAAGATCAGGATCGTTTTCTCAACGAGGTGTTCTTTCCGTGGTGCGGTCTCCGTCAGCAGACGAGAAGTCACTTCGAGCACATTGCTGCAGAACTCGTACGCATCGGAAGTTTCACGCCTGGATCGACAAATGAGAGTGTCCATTGCGCAAACTTATATCGTCACATTGTGTCGGACCTGTTCGACCCCTACCTATCGCTTGTAGTTGCTTGCTTCCAGTTCAATGAAGGAAGCTTCACAAGCATGGAGGTTTCGGATTTAGGGCAGGCTGAACGCAGTAAGTATGAGTACCTCGCTGCAAGGGTTGACGGGTTCTTCGGCAGCGATCCGTCTTTTCTCGCCGGATACGACCCGCGGGTCCGAAATGCAATGTCTCATACGGGCGCTGCCGGCGTGACCTATCTGCCAGACCGAATCGTTTTCAAGAACATCAAGCGAGGGAATTCGCCTAGAGTCGAAGTAGTAGAGTGGACGCCCGATGAGTTGCAGCATCGTATACTTCAGTTGCTCGAGTGTCTGCAGTCAATAGAGGCAGCCGTCGAGATCTTCGGGCTCGACATCGGCGAGGCAATTTTCAAGGACTTTACAACCTATTCCCAGTTTGTTCTGAATGCCCTATCGCCGGAACAGCGAACGCAACTTCGTGGGCATATGGACGAAGTCCTCCAAGCAGTGCGGCAGAAAGCCGAACTCACGGTGGAGCAGCGTGCATCCATTCTAATGAACACCCTGTCGCACAATCTGCAGATTCGCCAGATGGGCCTGCGGAACGTGCGGTTACGCAATAACCCGGAAGCAGTGCATTTAGACGTGCCCCTCGACGCCATTGACACCAGTAAGGATGGTGAGCTTGTTACGCGCGCCTGTGAACTGGCGCGGTATGCGATCGTCGCTCGGGCAGTCTTCAGAAACCTCTTTGACACCTTTGTTGTTGTTGAGACGAACGACGAAGATGTGCCTTGCCAGCTTATCGGTGAATTCCCGGGAGTTCTTTTGGACGAGTACGCGGATGAAAAGGCAGGGCTTGTTGATCTTCTCAACGACGGAAAATGGTGGTTGGACCGTGAACCACTCGGGATTGAAGTCGACTTTGACGCGGTCAAGCAGGTTGAACATTCCCAAGCGGCTCGGCCGTTTCCGAGAAAGCCGCGTTGACAGGAATTTTCAGAGGGTACCCTATATGCTCTGGCGAAACGCACGGGCGACGGACCCGACTTTGCCGAGG
This region of Phycisphaerales bacterium AB-hyl4 genomic DNA includes:
- a CDS encoding IS5 family transposase, whose product is MRRRHELTDEQWDRIQNLLPGKAGDPGRTTADNRLFVNAVLYVLKTGIPWADLPERFGRPNTVWKRYDRWCAQGVWERVGRALGETDLTGEQDEVQLDATSVKAHPTASTGRRRRGEKNTTPTPAAASADRGAG
- a CDS encoding LacI family DNA-binding transcriptional regulator → MTVVILLPNLVQALFMASIVPDQPRSKTGRKRVTLSTVAREAGVAVSTASAILRGEKTSWASEVTRARVFSAAKKVEYRPNQIARSLRSQESNLIGLAFHSLDMHPIPMAKLAEVERHVIASGYQVLIRNHHGRGRDEIQSLLADYLSYQVAGVILMPSHEVEEQIQWLLSTGLPAVTIDAANVVHVPNVAVDRVRGAYLQVKHLMEDAGCRRLAFFMPGGMGSQADPAAQKMDGFTMALEECGSSREEHLFFRDEVDSGYEFGRRAANALLESGEFVDGVVATSDQVALTAMDVLTHAGVRVPEDVAVIGFDGQAFAAHLAVPLSTVCQPAGIGRIAVEMLIDQLKSGQKKTSLENRLLLPELVVRASSDPARRGRANWKPDSAGSSRTFM